The segment TGAAGGAGCGAGAAAAGTAATACGGGCTCAATCTTACGAGATTGGCCAGATCTGTGAGGTGGATATCGGTTTCGAGGTGCTCGTCGATATAGCGAATCAACTGTTTCGCCTGGAACGAAGAGAGGCCGGATCGGGGAGAAACGGATGGCTGTCCAACGGAATATTGCAGGCCGAGATTGCGTACCTCGTGCAGACACGTCAGCGCAAGCGCTTCGATGTGCAGGCTGTTCAGCTCCTGGCTTTGCGCAACCTGAGCGATATGACGGAGCAGCGAAACGAGAAATGCATTACGTTCGGTCATTATCGGTACCAGACCGGAAAAAGGTTGGTGTACGGGTGACGATTTCGCTAATTCCGTTTCATCGATGGTGAGCACGGTTCTTTGCGTCGAACCGCTTTGATGAACGTTTGCGATGAACTCCACGCCGGCCGGCCGGAAGTCCACGCTGCCAAGCGCTTTGCCCGGGCGCACGACGCGGCGCCCGTTTACGACGAAATCGGCGACGCCGGGCTGGGCCTCGGTTTCCCACAAAACGAACACGTGCCGGCTATGCACCAGCTCCTGGCGGTAGGGCCCTTCGGGCTCGACCATCTTGCCGATTGTTCCCCAGGTGCCCAGCTTACGTAAGTGCAGTGCCTCGCCTGAAAAGGCGCTCAAGTCGCTATGATCCACAATGATCCCCGATGCGGGCAATGTACAGCGGTCTTTATGGCTTTCTTATGAAATGCTGCGGCGTGTCGACTGTCTCCTCGGTTTTATATTTAAACTGCTTTCATTCCGCCGGAGCCGCAATTGTCGCAGTGATGCTGCGGCAACAGTGTCGCGGCGGAGTACACCACAATGTTATTGCCTGATGTTATGTCTCCGGCTTCTTGGGCGAACCCTTCGGCGAACCTGGAAAGAATCTTTCTCGTGAATCTTCGCCTGCGCTTTCCGCCCGACCAAGCGGGCTTCGCCACAAAGCGCAGACGTTACGTCGCAAGCATTCGTGGCGCCCGGCGCGGATATGAATGACCGTTACCCGGCCGAAGCGTAGCAACTCGGACATCGGACAACTCGGCAATTACCCGAAAGGAAACTTGCGGAGTCGATATTTGAGCGGGATGTCGCGGCAATATTAAAACACAACTTTTGTGTCTGCGGTCAAAGCGGATTGCAATTATCGTCGTCGACTGCGGTTGAAATAGGGTGACCTGTCTGACCATTGCATGCTGATATCACATGTATCACCCACATAGCGGCGTGTTTGCGGAAGCGCTATTTCTATCCTACGAGGTCCGTGCGCGTTGAGGGTGAGCGTTTCCGGGATAGATGGCGTCGTGGAAACGCCGGGCCATGCAGGGCAGATGCGCGAGGCTCAGGTATGGAAGGAATCGTCTTCTCGTCGATGAAAACGGCCTGAGCGACGCATGCGAAGGCGACCGTGGGGCGCACGCGCGAGCCATCGGCACGGTGAGCCTTTACGGGAGGCGCACCTGCGCCGAGGACGAAGGCGTCGAAATCGCGTCTGCGCACAGGTGCTTTCGACGCCTTCCAGAAGCGTTGCACGGATTACGCGAGGTCGAACCGATCGAGGTTCATCACCTTCGCCCAGGCCGCCACGAAGTCGCGAACGAACTTCGCTTGCGCATCGGCGCTGCCGTACACTTCGGCCAATGCCCGCAGTTGCGAGTTCGAGCCGAAGACGAGGTCGACACGTGTCGCGCTCCATTTGAGCTGGCCCGTTGCGCGGTCGCGCCCTTCGAAAACGTCATTCGCTTCCGATACCGGCTTCCATTCCGTGCTCATGTCGAGCAGGTTCACGAAGAAGTCGTTGGTCAGCGCCTCGGGCTGCTTCGTGAAGACGCCGTGGCGCGTCTGACCGAAATTCGTGTTCAGCGCACGCATCCCGCCCAGCAGTACCGTCATCTCCGGCGCGCTCAGCTTCAACTGCTGCGCCTTGTCGATCAGCAACACCTCGGCCGGCACCGTGTATTGGCCCTTCAGGTAATTGCGAAAGCCGTCGGCGATCGGCTCGAGCACGGCGAACGATTCGACGTCGGTCTGCTCCTGTGCGGCATCCGCGCGGCCGGGCGCGAACGGCACCGTGACCTCGTGGCCCGCGTTCTTCGCTGCCTGCTCGATACCCGCGCAACCGGCCAGCACGATCAGATCGGCCACCGAGGCTTTTTTGCCGTCGCGCTGTGCCGCATTGAACGCGCGCTGGATGCCTTCGAGCGTTTCGATCACCGCCGCGAGCCGGGCCGGCTGGTTGACTTCCCAATCCTTTTGCGGCGCGAGACGAATGCGGGCACCGTTCGCCCCGCCGCGCTTGTCGGAGCCGCGGAATGTGGAGGCGGCGGCCCATGCCGTGGAAACGAGCTGCGAGACCGAAAGCCCCGTTGCAAGGATCTTGGCCTTCAGCGCGGCAGCATCGGCATCGTCGATCGCCGGGTGACCGACCGCTGGAATCGGATCTTGCCAGATCAGTTCTTCCGCCGGCACCTCCGGCCCGAGGTAGCGCGCGCGTGGCCCCATGTCCCGGTGCGTAAGCTTGAACCATGCGCGCGCGAATGCATCGGCGAACTCGGCGGGATTCTCGTGAAAACGTCGCGCAATCTTCTCGTAGGCCGGATCGAAGCGCAGCGAGAGGTCGGTCGTCAGCATCGTCGGCCGGCGCATTTTCGATGGATCATGCGCATCGGGAATGATGTCGGCCGAATTCCTGGCCACCCACTGGTGCGCGCCGGCGGGGCTCTTCGTCAGCTCCCATTCATAGCCGAACAGATTTTCGAAGAAGTTGTTGCCCCACTTCGTCGGCGTGGTGGTCCAGGTGACTTCGAGGCCGCTCGTGATCGCATCGCCGCCCTTGCCCGAGCCGAATGCGCTCTTCCAGCCGAGCCCCTGTTCCTCGAGCGGTGCCGCTTCCGGTTCGGGACCGACGAGCGCCGCGTCGCCGGCGCCGTGCGTCTTGCCGAACGTATGGCCGCCTGCGATCAGTGCGACGGTTTCCTCGTCGTTCATCGCCATGCGCGCGAACGTCTCGCGGATGTCGCGCGCCGCGGCGAGCGGGTCCGGATTGCCGTTGGGGCCCTCGGGGTTCACATAGATGAGGCCCATCTGCACGGCCGCGAGCGGGTTCTCCAGATTGCGGTCGCCGCTGTAGCGCTTGTCGTCGAGCCACTTCTTTTCGGCGCCCCAGTAGACGTCTTCCTGCGGCTCCCAGACGTCCGCGCGCCCGCCAGCGAAGCCGAACGTCTTGAAGCCCATCGATTCGAGCGCGACGTTGCCCGCGAGAATCATCAGGTCGGCCCACGAGATGTTGCGGCCGTATTTTTGCTTGATCGGCCACAACAGGCGCCGTGCCTTGTCGAGGTTGCCGTTATCGGGCCAGCTGTTGAGCGGTGCGAAGCGCTGCTGCCCGGCGCCCGCGCCCCCGCGTCCGTCCGCCGTGCGGTACGTGCCGGCGCTGTGCCATGCCATGCGGACGAACAACGGACCATAGTGGCCGAAGTCCGCGGGCCACCAGTCCTGCGAATCGGTCATCAGCGCATGCAGGTCCTGCTTCACTGCCGCAAGGTCGAGTGCCTTGAATGCTTCGGCGTAATCGAAGTCCGCGCCCATCGGATCGGATAGCGAGGAGTGCTGGTGCAGAATCTTCAAGTCCAACCGATTGGGCCACCAGTCCCGGTTCGTGGTGCCGCCACCGGCGGTGTGGTGGAAGGGGCACTTTGCTTCAGTCGACATCCTGTTCTCCATCGATTGTCTCGGACCTTGGGCCTGCAAGGCGATGCACGCGTCCGTCGCGCGTGTCGCCACGGGGTCGTGCCTGCCTGTCGAATCGAGTCGTCCGGCTGGCTCGCGGGGCCCGCGGGTGCTCGTTCGACTCGGCTCGTTCACTTCAATGCAGGAAGAGGATCGACGCTATCAGCAGTGCGTGGCAACTTGTTTTTTTAAATTGCTTCGATAGTTGAGGATTCGCACGGCGATCGCGTGCAATGCCCCGCGATCGGTGCGAAGGTGAGCCTTTGCGGGAGTAGGGTGCGGCTGTAAGCGGGCCCCCGGACTTTCGGCATTCCGCGTTGAAGTCATGCCATGTCTTGTACGGCAACAATTGTGCTCCCGCAAAGCCTCACCTAACGAGCGCGGCTCCCGTAAATGCTCACTTTGGCGGAGCCCCGCGCACGCAAGCGCATACGCCCCGTGCGGACTCTCGTCTATCCGGGGCGAGGCGCTCAGGTGCAGCCGGTATCGAGGCCAGTGTGCGATCTGCCAATGCGAACTGGCGGCCCTGCGGGGCACTGCTGAATCCGCGCGGCCTGCCATTGCCGATCCAAATACGTCAGCCCAAGAAAAGTCCACCTCCCTACTTTGGAATTGACAGATCTAACAGCGACCGGTAGTTTCCTGCCTCATTCCGAGGGCTGTTGTACATGCTTGGCGTGAGCTATTGGCTGCCGACGTGCGCATAGTCCGTATACAAAATGCATCGAAAATGAGAATAAGCCGTGAACTATCAAGACCTGCCACGCGTGTCGTTCGGGCCATTGCTGTCTCAAAATAACCGTGCGTTCCGCCTGAAATGGCCTAAATCGCGCCAGGAGTTGAATCAGCTTCTGCTGCCGCAGTATCTCGATATTGAGGAAACGCTCTGCGGGGGTATCGAGGGCAGCGTTTTATGCGTATCGCCTACCGCAGGCATTCCGCTGACCACGTTCATGGCTGTGCCGCTGGCGGTGCAGCTCGTGACGGACAGCGGCGGGCTGCGATCGATCTGCGGCATAGTCGCGGATGTACAGGAAGGCGAATCGGACGGCGGCCTTGCCGCCTACCGGTTGCGTATACGCGACGCCTTGTCGCTATTGGAGTTGCGCACCAAGACCCGCGTTTTTCGCGCGATGAGCGTGCTCGAAGTGGTGCGTACACTGGTCTGGGAATGGCGGAATAAGAGTTCCACCATTGCCGGCGCATTCGACATCGATATCTCGAACCTCCAGATCGACAAATACCCCTCTCGCGAACAGACAAATCAGTTCGACGAATCGGATGCGGCGTTTATACGGCGACTACTGCGGCGTGAGGGCATTGGCTGGTATATACAGGCGGGAAAGCCCGGTGAACAAGACCCGAGTAAAGTGACCGCCCCGATGCATACGCTCGTGCTGTATGACGATGCGAGCCAGCTTCGGCAATGCGCTGTCGGGACGGTACCTTACGGCCCGAACCCGACGGTCAGCCAGCGCGATGTGGTGAAGACGCTGTCGGAAGGGCGACAACTGGTGCCCGGCGCAATCCGGCGCTTTAGTCCCGACTACAAGTTCGACCATATGGAGCGCATACAGGGCCCGACGCGCTCCGACCAGGGCGAGGCCGGCAACGATCTGGCGCGCTTGCTGATGGACTCCCGCCTCGATTCCCCCCATCTCGCGAATTCGCCGGCCGACTATGAGCGCATGGGATTGGCAAGGATCAAGTCGCATGACGCACGCGCGGTACAGATCACGGGAGCCAGCGATATCCGCGACCTCACGGTGGGTACCTGGGTGACGGTGTCGGCACGCGACAGGCGCAATTCGCTCTCGACGAACGAGCGCGCCATCACGATCACGAGCCTCCATCATCGCGGCGAGAACAATCTGCCGAAGGATCTGAGCGAGCGCGCGCAGGCGCTCTTCGCAGCTGGCCGCTGGCCTTTCGAGCCGCCGCCGGTGTCCACGTCGACGCCGGCACGGCCCACCGTATTGGACCAATCGGCGGAGAGCCGGTACGAGAACACGTTCACCGGCGTACCCCGCGGCACTCCGCTCACGCCCGCCTACGATCCACGCGTCGATCTGCCCCGGGTCTATCCGATTACGGGCAAGGTGACGGCGCCCGACGGCGAAGAGGTGCATTGCGACGAGCAAGGGCGCGTGTACGTTCAGATCGTTGCTCTGGCTTCGGAAGACCACGAGCATGCGAAAGGGATGGGCACGAGCGGCACCGAAGTCGACAGTGCCCCGGTGCGCGTGTTGACCGGCTTGGCGGGCGACAACTTCGGCGAGAACTGGGCGCCGCGCAAGGGGATGGAGGTTCTGCTGGATTTCCAAGGCGGCGATCCCGACAAGATGTACGTGGCGGGAATCCTCCACAACGGCGCGAACATGCCGGCCACCTTCAACAACACCGGAGCCCTGCCGGGCAACCGATATGTGTCCGGCACCAAGACGAAGGAAATCAAGGGGCAGCGCTACAACCAGCTGCGTTTTGACGATACGCCTTCCGAAATCAGCGTCCAGCTGTCGAGCGAGCATGCGGCGAGTGAAGTCAATCTGGGCTACCTGACGCACCCACGCACGAACGGCGACGGCGAATACCGCGGCGAGGGCGCGGAGCTGCGCACCGATGCGGCGGCGGCACTGCGCGCGGCCAAGGGGATCTTGCTGACTACTTACGCGCGCAGCAAGGCGGCGGGGCATCAACTCGACCGGGACGAACTGACTCAACTGTTGAACGAATGCACGGAGCTTTTCAAGTCGCTTGGCGATTACGTCGGGCAGCACGGCGGCAAGGCGGCGAACACGACGGGGCAGAGCGCCGTTGCGGCCGCGCTGAAGACCTGGCAGGCATCGGGCTCAGGCGACACGCCAGGGTTGATGGCATTCGGTGCCCAGGCGGGCTGGGTGAGCGTGACGCCGAAAACGCACGTGACCTACGCCGGGGAAAACATCGATCAGGTTGCGCAGCAGGATTTGCAGCTCACGAGCGGCCAGCGGCTGAGCGCGACGGCCGGTCAAGGCATGCAATTGTTCGCGCGCGGCACCGGCGTACAGGCAATCGCGGGCGAAGGACCGGTGCTCGTGCAGGCGCAGGCGGACACGATCACGGCCAATGCGCAGAAAGGCATCAAGATCGCCACCAACGAAAACGAAGTGGTCATCACGGCGCCCACGATTCGACTGGTTGCGCAAGACGGCAGCTACATCAAGATCGGCGGCGGCGTCACGCTCGGCACGAACGGCGATATCAGCCTGCTGTCGGCATCGCACAAGTGGGGAGGACCGTCGACCCAGCAGGCGGCAAAGACGGCGTTCGACAATGCGCCCACCGATCAGCGGTTCAGGTTGCATTACCCGGGGGAAGACGGCGATAAGGCTACGGCGGCCAATCAGGCTTATCGGATCACGCTCGACGACGGCCGGGTAATCGAAGGCAAAACCGATGCGGGCGGCTTGACCGATATGGTGAAAGACGACGCGATGCGCATTTTGAAAGTCGACATTTTGAAGCCTTCACTGTGAGTGCGACGGGGCAACCATGAGCAACGCCAACGATGATTACCGTGTAGTGACGCAAGCTGCCGCGGTGACGCATGCGAACCGCGCAGGGGACCGACAGGTGGCGCTTCCGCGCGATCTGCCGGGAATCGTGATTTTTATTCACGGGGTGAACGATCCCGGGGCGACCTATTCGTTCGTCGAAGAGGGGCTGTGTCAGGGGTTGAACGAGCGGCTGTCCAGGGATGATCTGAGGCCGGGGAGTTTTGGTGCGAAATACCACGCAGCGGCGAAACGGCGAGCGACAAAGCAAAAGATAGGCGTTGTTGAGGCCGACATATTGGACGATCCGGACTTGAATCTCTACCAGCGCACGGAAATCGAGGGATCAACCCACAGCGGCTTCATCCCGTTCTACTGGGGCTACCGCGCCAGCAGTGAAAACATCGCTCGCTTGAACAACCCGGGCGATGTCTCCAGCCGCACAGCGGACGCCGACGGCAATCTGATGACACGCGGCCAGTATCAGGACATTCACGGCAACCGGCTCGACCGGCACTTCGGAAAGTGCGGCGGCTTCTTCGCGAATGCGACCAACAATATTCCGGACATGTACGGGCCGGGCTTCAAGGCCGATTTTGTAACCCGGCAGTTCACCAGAAATGCGTTGGGCGGGAACTCGATCTATGCGGCAGATGCGCCGGACCGCCGGTACTTTGTGCTCGCGGCGACACGGCTTGCGAATCTGATCAGCACGATCCGCTCGATCAAGCCTAAAGCGGTGGCGGAATCGCACGGCCTCGATCCTCGGCATGAAACCATCACGATCATGGGGCATAGTCAAGGCACGCTTCTGACGTTACTGGCTCAGGCAATCCTTAAACAGAAAGGGCAACGATGCGTGGACTGCATCATCATGGTCGACTCCCCTTACGGCCTCTACGAGACGGAGGAATGCACCCAGACGGGCCACGCCAAGCTCAAAACGCTGATCGATATCGTCAATGCGGTCACGAGCGAGCCGTATAGCGTTCCAGCGCTTGCCGACATGCTGATTGGACAGGAAAAACATGGTGGGCGTGCTGGCGCCGGATGGTCGCCTACGCAAGGCAAGCGCCGCGACCGCAATGGCAAAGACTGGATTACATTCGACGAGCGCGACAATCGCGGCAAGGTGTATCTGTACTTCTGTCCGGAGGACACGGTCGTCGGGCTGAAGAAAGTGCACGGCATCGGCACGTTCGGCGTGCCGGACGAGGTACCGGCCGACGGCGCGGCGCTCGCGTCGAATCCGAAAGCCAAAACGATGAAGGCCATGGCGGAACTCGAGCATAAGCGCTTCTTCCAGCGCATGTGGACCCGCATGGAGCGGGACCGCCAGGGCAATGGGAAGCGCGCCAAGGTGCTGGTAGGGATGAAGCCCGCTCGGGTGCCGGTGCGTGAGAACCTCGAGCCCCTGGCACCGGGACCGGATGCGGGCGCCTCGATGCTGGGCACCGCCGTCAACATGACAATGAATGTGGCGTTGCAGGCGAGCTTCAAGCGCAATGACATCCGGTACATCAATGGAGAAGAACTGAAGCCGCCTTGCGAGCCGCAGCTATACGGTGGCGAGATTGTGGTGGGCGGCCCGCGACCGGGCCGCGCGGACGTAGCCGCGCAGATGGTGCCCGACGACGTATCGAAAAACGTGATCCTCGGAAACCAATACGCCAAGCTGAAATGGATCACGGATTCTTACTCGACGAACCCCGCTGCTGACCTTCTGCGACGAAAAGCGGAATTCAACGCGGACCAACCTATCGATGGCCAGTCGCACAACTGGACCTTCGGTGGCAGCGACGGACTCTCTATCCTGCGCGAGGAAACGCCGAATGAGGCACGCAAGCGACTGGCGACCGATCCAAACGATTACGAGGACAACAGTTACCATTCCGCCGTATTGCACAGCGCTGAGAATCACCGATGGGTCACGGCGATGGATGTGGCGATCGGCCAGGCGGTGACGCTCGACGATCCGGTATGGCGGGAGTTGCTGATCTTGATGGCGGACTGGAAGTTAACCGATGACGCTATGACCAAAATCCGCAAGAATGGCAATTTTTCCCGCCTGAGCGACGAGAGCAAGCAACTTATTAACGCTTGTTGGGGTTACTACAGCAGCGGTGCGTTTCCTGATGCAGTCGTGTCAGACACCCCGCCCAATCTGGTGACGCGCGAGCTGACACCTAAGGCCCAAGCTGCTCGATGGGAAGCCGAAGCCGCTCAACGACAGGCGGAAGCGGCGCACATGGAAAGCGAGCAGCGTTTCTATCAAGACCAGATGGCACGTAACTGGGGCAACTGGGGAAGCGTTCGATGAAGCCACGCATCTGGCCTTACGCGGCAACATTCGCATCAGCGTCTATCATCTGGACCGCTCATGTGATGACGGGGCACTACACTTACTGGCGGGACACTGGAATGGATATGCCGGGAATGGGAAGCAGTATTCGGAATGGTGTACTCGCAATGCTCGCTTTGGCTGTCGTAGCCTGGGGTGCGAGATTCGCGTGGTTGCAGCGGTCATCGGCCGCACCGGGTGCTGCCGGGTCGTCGGCGCGAGCAGAGCGCAGTGTGCCCGCTATTGCTGCGGGCTTCAACGGTTCGCCAGTGATGCTGTCGCAGACCGGTCAGAACTTCGTGCTTGAAGTGCGGGGCGTCGGCATCGTGACGAGTCAGCAAGTCAATACGGAAATCTGGGAGGCCATCGAATCGAAGGCGGACAATCATGCCACCTATCTATCGTCAAATCCGGAAGACTACCCGGGGGGCGATGACGATAGGCTAGACTATTTGCGGATCGTTACGGGAATTGGTTTTCGGTATGGTGCGGGTCATGCCATCGATTACTGGCCGGTGCCCGTGATCATATGGGGGCCGCCAAAAGACAAGGCAAACGCGTTTCGGGCCGCCATGCACATCGCTGGCAACCGCCAGGAAGCCAGTTTGGGGGTGACCCTTTTCCTGTGGCAGGACGACGCCAACACCGATGACGGTGCGGCCATGATCGGCAAGCTGTTTCAGTTTTTCGACGCGCATCCCGATGTGCCCGCCGCATTGGTCTTTTGCCGAGACGGCTCTCTGGTGCGCGATTTACTGGGCGCGCCCGGAAGTGGAGGTCCATCAGGCGTCGGCCACGCCATTCCTGCGATGCCCGATAGCGTTGGTGCACTGCTCGTGACACGGTCCGACCGCGTCGACAGGCTAATCAGGCCGTTTGCCGTCGAGCAAACCGCGGCTATCAACAAGACGAATACGGACTACGACATCATCAAACTCTGGAATTTCTACTGGTCAATGACCAACGACCGGAGCCCGGAAAGCTTCAGCGGACAGTTCCAGAAAACCGAAAAAGAGGCGGGTGTCGAAGATCCGTTGCCGATTGGCATCCTGTCGTCGTCCTGGTGGCAAGCGCATCTCCCCGAGTTCTGGAAGACGATCAACAACCAAGGACCGGGCGACTTCAAGCCGACGCCGTATATCCCTGTGCGCTGGACAACGTGGCAATTGAAGCAGTTCGATAACGCACCGTTGTTCGGTTATCTGCACCGGCCCGTCGACGTGAAACTGACCGACGACCACGGCAAGCTGCTAAGGACCGCTGATCAGGCGGAGGCATTGAAGGCGGGATGGGAAAAAGCCGTGGCCGCGTTGCCCGGAGAGCAAGAGCCCAAACGCGTGTTCTATGACACGACGGGCGACCGGCAGTGGGCAATCCCGCTGAATCAAGCCCTGGCGCAGGTCGGCAAATCAGCGCCGAGCCTCGACGACGTCAAAGAGGGTTACGACATCGGTGCGCGCATCGGCAACACCGGCGTCAGTTCACCGCTGATACAAATCGGCCTTGGCCTGATCGCGAGCTACCGCGAGGGTGGCGCGAGCGCGACGGTGAATCGCCGCCCGAACGGCATGGCGAGCATCGTCATGGTCAGCCCACCTGAGGCATCGATCAAGAGCGCGTGGGAGGGGCCGCGCAAGGCCGATCCGTTCGAGTTGAAGCCCTGATGCGCGGCGTAATCCGAGTCGGCGACTCCACGAGCCACGGCGGCAAGGTGCAGACCGGCCGCGAGAAGTCCACTGTCATGGGGTGTGCTGGGGCGTGCGTGGGAGACGAATGCACATGCCCGAGATCGGGACATGATCGTTGCGTGATCGCGGAAGGCGACCCCAACGTGCTGATCGACGGCCGCGCCGTGGCATTCGACGGCCACAAAACCTCCTGCGGCGCAACGCTGATTTCAAGCGTGCCGTCGTCCGGACGAGTCTGACGTTGAAAGCGGAACGGGGACTTGGGATACACGCCGTGCCGATCCTGATCGTCCTGGCTGGTGTGACCTCCACGAGTTCTCAGCGGCCGCGACCAAGCCCATCTGCATAGGTGAGAGCCTCCGGGAGCGCTTACGCGCGGCCGCGCGAAGGTGGCTGGCCAGCCGGCCCGGCGCTCAGTGCGCGTTATGCGCGGCCTGAACGATGAGATCGGCGATTTCGTCCGCATGCGAGATCAGCGACAGATGGCTTGCGGGCACCTCGATCGTCGTCGCCTTCATACGTTTGGCCATGAAACGTTCCAACTCGGGCGAGATCGTA is part of the Trinickia caryophylli genome and harbors:
- a CDS encoding helix-turn-helix transcriptional regulator encodes the protein MSAFSGEALHLRKLGTWGTIGKMVEPEGPYRQELVHSRHVFVLWETEAQPGVADFVVNGRRVVRPGKALGSVDFRPAGVEFIANVHQSGSTQRTVLTIDETELAKSSPVHQPFSGLVPIMTERNAFLVSLLRHIAQVAQSQELNSLHIEALALTCLHEVRNLGLQYSVGQPSVSPRSGLSSFQAKQLIRYIDEHLETDIHLTDLANLVRLSPYYFSRSFTVAFGVSPYRYILTRRIERAKEMMLRQDANLLAIAISVGFAGSSQFSRAFRKITGTTPSHWRCKAVEACTLLNEAQ
- the katG gene encoding catalase/peroxidase HPI codes for the protein MSTEAKCPFHHTAGGGTTNRDWWPNRLDLKILHQHSSLSDPMGADFDYAEAFKALDLAAVKQDLHALMTDSQDWWPADFGHYGPLFVRMAWHSAGTYRTADGRGGAGAGQQRFAPLNSWPDNGNLDKARRLLWPIKQKYGRNISWADLMILAGNVALESMGFKTFGFAGGRADVWEPQEDVYWGAEKKWLDDKRYSGDRNLENPLAAVQMGLIYVNPEGPNGNPDPLAAARDIRETFARMAMNDEETVALIAGGHTFGKTHGAGDAALVGPEPEAAPLEEQGLGWKSAFGSGKGGDAITSGLEVTWTTTPTKWGNNFFENLFGYEWELTKSPAGAHQWVARNSADIIPDAHDPSKMRRPTMLTTDLSLRFDPAYEKIARRFHENPAEFADAFARAWFKLTHRDMGPRARYLGPEVPAEELIWQDPIPAVGHPAIDDADAAALKAKILATGLSVSQLVSTAWAAASTFRGSDKRGGANGARIRLAPQKDWEVNQPARLAAVIETLEGIQRAFNAAQRDGKKASVADLIVLAGCAGIEQAAKNAGHEVTVPFAPGRADAAQEQTDVESFAVLEPIADGFRNYLKGQYTVPAEVLLIDKAQQLKLSAPEMTVLLGGMRALNTNFGQTRHGVFTKQPEALTNDFFVNLLDMSTEWKPVSEANDVFEGRDRATGQLKWSATRVDLVFGSNSQLRALAEVYGSADAQAKFVRDFVAAWAKVMNLDRFDLA
- a CDS encoding type VI secretion system Vgr family protein; protein product: MNYQDLPRVSFGPLLSQNNRAFRLKWPKSRQELNQLLLPQYLDIEETLCGGIEGSVLCVSPTAGIPLTTFMAVPLAVQLVTDSGGLRSICGIVADVQEGESDGGLAAYRLRIRDALSLLELRTKTRVFRAMSVLEVVRTLVWEWRNKSSTIAGAFDIDISNLQIDKYPSREQTNQFDESDAAFIRRLLRREGIGWYIQAGKPGEQDPSKVTAPMHTLVLYDDASQLRQCAVGTVPYGPNPTVSQRDVVKTLSEGRQLVPGAIRRFSPDYKFDHMERIQGPTRSDQGEAGNDLARLLMDSRLDSPHLANSPADYERMGLARIKSHDARAVQITGASDIRDLTVGTWVTVSARDRRNSLSTNERAITITSLHHRGENNLPKDLSERAQALFAAGRWPFEPPPVSTSTPARPTVLDQSAESRYENTFTGVPRGTPLTPAYDPRVDLPRVYPITGKVTAPDGEEVHCDEQGRVYVQIVALASEDHEHAKGMGTSGTEVDSAPVRVLTGLAGDNFGENWAPRKGMEVLLDFQGGDPDKMYVAGILHNGANMPATFNNTGALPGNRYVSGTKTKEIKGQRYNQLRFDDTPSEISVQLSSEHAASEVNLGYLTHPRTNGDGEYRGEGAELRTDAAAALRAAKGILLTTYARSKAAGHQLDRDELTQLLNECTELFKSLGDYVGQHGGKAANTTGQSAVAAALKTWQASGSGDTPGLMAFGAQAGWVSVTPKTHVTYAGENIDQVAQQDLQLTSGQRLSATAGQGMQLFARGTGVQAIAGEGPVLVQAQADTITANAQKGIKIATNENEVVITAPTIRLVAQDGSYIKIGGGVTLGTNGDISLLSASHKWGGPSTQQAAKTAFDNAPTDQRFRLHYPGEDGDKATAANQAYRITLDDGRVIEGKTDAGGLTDMVKDDAMRILKVDILKPSL
- a CDS encoding T6SS effector phospholipase Tle3 domain-containing protein — its product is MSNANDDYRVVTQAAAVTHANRAGDRQVALPRDLPGIVIFIHGVNDPGATYSFVEEGLCQGLNERLSRDDLRPGSFGAKYHAAAKRRATKQKIGVVEADILDDPDLNLYQRTEIEGSTHSGFIPFYWGYRASSENIARLNNPGDVSSRTADADGNLMTRGQYQDIHGNRLDRHFGKCGGFFANATNNIPDMYGPGFKADFVTRQFTRNALGGNSIYAADAPDRRYFVLAATRLANLISTIRSIKPKAVAESHGLDPRHETITIMGHSQGTLLTLLAQAILKQKGQRCVDCIIMVDSPYGLYETEECTQTGHAKLKTLIDIVNAVTSEPYSVPALADMLIGQEKHGGRAGAGWSPTQGKRRDRNGKDWITFDERDNRGKVYLYFCPEDTVVGLKKVHGIGTFGVPDEVPADGAALASNPKAKTMKAMAELEHKRFFQRMWTRMERDRQGNGKRAKVLVGMKPARVPVRENLEPLAPGPDAGASMLGTAVNMTMNVALQASFKRNDIRYINGEELKPPCEPQLYGGEIVVGGPRPGRADVAAQMVPDDVSKNVILGNQYAKLKWITDSYSTNPAADLLRRKAEFNADQPIDGQSHNWTFGGSDGLSILREETPNEARKRLATDPNDYEDNSYHSAVLHSAENHRWVTAMDVAIGQAVTLDDPVWRELLILMADWKLTDDAMTKIRKNGNFSRLSDESKQLINACWGYYSSGAFPDAVVSDTPPNLVTRELTPKAQAARWEAEAAQRQAEAAHMESEQRFYQDQMARNWGNWGSVR
- a CDS encoding type VI lipase adapter Tla3 domain-containing protein, producing the protein MKPRIWPYAATFASASIIWTAHVMTGHYTYWRDTGMDMPGMGSSIRNGVLAMLALAVVAWGARFAWLQRSSAAPGAAGSSARAERSVPAIAAGFNGSPVMLSQTGQNFVLEVRGVGIVTSQQVNTEIWEAIESKADNHATYLSSNPEDYPGGDDDRLDYLRIVTGIGFRYGAGHAIDYWPVPVIIWGPPKDKANAFRAAMHIAGNRQEASLGVTLFLWQDDANTDDGAAMIGKLFQFFDAHPDVPAALVFCRDGSLVRDLLGAPGSGGPSGVGHAIPAMPDSVGALLVTRSDRVDRLIRPFAVEQTAAINKTNTDYDIIKLWNFYWSMTNDRSPESFSGQFQKTEKEAGVEDPLPIGILSSSWWQAHLPEFWKTINNQGPGDFKPTPYIPVRWTTWQLKQFDNAPLFGYLHRPVDVKLTDDHGKLLRTADQAEALKAGWEKAVAALPGEQEPKRVFYDTTGDRQWAIPLNQALAQVGKSAPSLDDVKEGYDIGARIGNTGVSSPLIQIGLGLIASYREGGASATVNRRPNGMASIVMVSPPEASIKSAWEGPRKADPFELKP
- a CDS encoding PAAR domain-containing protein, whose translation is MRGVIRVGDSTSHGGKVQTGREKSTVMGCAGACVGDECTCPRSGHDRCVIAEGDPNVLIDGRAVAFDGHKTSCGATLISSVPSSGRV